The Humulus lupulus chromosome 7, drHumLupu1.1, whole genome shotgun sequence region TCGTTCTCCGAAGAATTCGACCAGAAATTCTTCAAGAAATTGACTCTCCTCGGCAACCTGTGCCACCACACGAAGAGCTCGTTGAGAAACCCTTGGTCGCCTCCGTTGTACGAAACGATGTCGTCCCGGTGGTCCATGAAGATCCGGAAGGTGCAGTTGGAAGGTTCGAGAACCATGATGCCGGAGTTGAAGAGCGAGAAGTCGTTTCCGACCGCCGTCATCTGGGGGAACTGGAAGAGGACGTCGAGGTTTCGGAGGACGATTATGTCGGCGTCGATGAAGATGAGCTTGTCGTAGTCGGTGAGCTGCCATAGCCGGAACTTGCTGTAGTTGTACTCGTTGTAGGAGCCGTTCTCGGCTCTCGGGTTTCGGATTCGGGTTATGGTTCGGATCTTCCACCCGGCTCTGGCGAGTGCGGCGCGTTTGGTTGGGGAGATGGAGCTGTCGATGAGGATGAGGAGGTCGCGCGTGGTGCCACTCTGCCGGAGGCTTTGGGCGAGGGTTATGGCGCCGCAGACGTAGGATTCGGAGGAGTGGAGGACGGTGGCGTAGGCTTCTCGTTTGGCTTTCTTCTTCGTCGTTTTTTGGGTCTTTGTGGGGTCGTACACGTCATCAATTCCTgtaccattaaaaaaaatatacaaaaaaaaaattaattaattatttcacctaattaatttagaaaaatataatattaaaaaacaaGTATAATTGAAAAATTAGAATATACTTGGTGGATAGAGCCTCTATTTCCTAATAATATTTGGGAGTGTTTGGTATCGGGGTTTGGTTTAGTTGGAATGAAAATGTCAAATCTAActcatgtttattaaatttattttcaatgatttgtagattattttttagcttgatttgaCTGTAATCTTAACTCTTTTAAGCACTTGAGTTTCACATTCTCTTAATCTAAATTCTTTCTAATTCTACTCCCACAAACTCAAACTTCATACCAAACACCCCTTAAGATTTTTTATGGTAGGGGCTAGAAAAAGAGTCAGTGGGATTCTTTAGTGTTCCCGACTTGTGAACAGTAtttggtgcgattttttttatattgtagttatttagagcatctttaaattttagaataatttcgaataatttacagtcttgaaaactagtttaaaaacaagTTATTattgcacacgtgactaatttttttatgcgcgtagaaaacaatatgtttgaacataGTCTTCGTCACTGTAAAATATTctgaattttataaaaatttgcagaatactctaaataactacaatatatacggtcataaaaaaaaaaaaaaatcaccgaaaactgttcacgggtcgggAAACTCCTAACCTAAAAACAcccataatatttatatatgaacaaattattttattatttcaccTTATTAATTAAGAAATTATAATATTGAAGAACAAGTAattgaaaaaatataatatacTCGGTGGATAGGAGCATCTATTTCCTAATCATATTTTTATATGaacaaattaatttattattttaccttattaattaagaaaatataatattaaaaaatatgtaatTGAAAATTTATAATATACTCACTGGAAAGAGAGTCTATTTCCAACCTAGATTTATAATAGTTTTAGCATAAATATATTGAATTGttcctaacttttttttttttttaaaaatagaagTGTATGATATATAGAAAATTATATTTCAAAATAAgcctataaatttaaaaaaaaaaaaaaatagagattaACTAAAATACTTGATTGAttgtttattttgaaaaataataataattaaaattaaaaaatacgaAATTAAAAATAGCATATTATAAGTTTCTAACCAACCAAATTGTTTATTTAAAAACACCTCATTATATTTTCAActcataaataaaaaatcaaggattaaattaccaaataataaataatttaggCATATTTATGTTAAAAACtcttttaatattaatattaattttaatattatattttattcttAAATAATGTGATGGTTCCGAACAGTTGTTAAGATTatccaattaaaaaataaataaagatttcgACACCAAACGATTGGAAATTTTCAAAGCAACATCATCAAGTTTCATTTTCCAAGTTTGgtgaaataatataattattttctttgtttggtgaaataattttaatattaataataaaacaaGTAATGTCATGACACATATTATAATCCCTTCTAGCAAAATTTTGTCAGGTGGGACTACAGCATTTGTTTGGATAGagaaataagaaaatatttttttctgaagttttataagtatttttttatatatatattatcttttTGAATGCATTTACAATTATGCTGAATATATTATAAAGTAATAGTaaatttaagttttatttttttttctaaacaaaGATTTCTCAGTTATTGTTAGAATCAAACAAGAGAaaatacaatatatataattcaattttttttccatCCTAAAAATCCAAATTGGAGAGGGATTGAAATTGATTGTAAATTATTGTGTCAAATTTTATGTAGATAGGGTTATTTgacaaaatgacctattttttttaaagtcattttgtaCTCTAACTTAGTTTTGATAATTTCTTACAGAATGGTCTCCGACACTCCAAACAACTGGTCGAAATATTTACACATCTGATCGAAATTTTAGacagatgtcattttgcaaaaaattatcaaaatatgaTATAGTAAAAAATGACTCTAAAAAAGATGTCATTTTCACCGAGGATTACTCGGATGTAGATATCATACATACCTTGTCCCCATAGAGGCATAGCCAACTTGCAAGAGCCAACAGGCAAAGAAACTTTCTGATCCAATTTAGGCATATGAGGCTCATAGAACCACCAATCTCCTTCCCTCTTAACCAAATCATTGCACCTAAACAGCTCCAACATTGGCCTACACTTACTCCAAAACACCACTTTAGTAGTCTTCCCCTTCTTATTCCACTCCCTCTTCCATTTCTTCACAGCCAAATTGGCCACAACTAGATGAACTTGGAGCCTAAACACATTCCTCCCAGCCCCAGCTTCCCCTGCTTGCCCCTCCAAGCATGGCAGCTTAGCCAATATCACATCCAtcttcttgtacttttcgaaATCCGGCATAGGTATCTCTGGACAGGACGGCACCTCGCTCTCTTCTTCCTCATCCACCCACTCTGGAAACAAATCTTCCCACTTGAAAAAATCCGTGACATGATCGAAACGAACAGATATGGCCTCTCCAATGGTGTTGTGTCTAGTGTTCCACTCAATCACTTCTTCTTCCTCCATGTTCACCATACcaatcttcttctttttccctctCCCCATTTCTTTCAAGAAACTTGGTATTACTTCTAATCTACTAGTAGTTGAGTTATAGTTTGGCTCCTCTAAAACACCCTTGATCACCTTGACCTCATTTTCACCCTAATGACATATATGATCAAACAAAACTAGTATTCACAATCAACtcacaaaagaaagaaagaaaaaggactATAAAAACAAGGCTATTATAGGCTCACCTTACCTTGGGATGGCATTCACTAAAGGAGCATTTAACAAGATAAGCTGTGTTTTCATGATAGACTGATAAAGAAGGCTTGAGAAGTAGAACTGCatagatgatgatgaagaaagcAAGGAATAACAAGTTGAGTTTAAGGACCAGAGCTTTCGAAGGAGCTGCCTTGATGATCCTCTGAGGCAAACTAACCGAACCTTCAGCCATTTTGGCCGATGCCCAGATCAAAATTCTTGGTGTGTGTCTGAATTCTGATGAGTTTTGAGGTGTATAATGTGTACAATATGCATATATATGAGATTATTTGCTGTGTGTTGTGTTTAGTTTAATAGCAGTGGTTAATGATGGTGATTAGAATATTTCAAGGCTGGTTTGGCTTGACACTATTATAGTTGTTGTTAGAGAGATTGAAAACAATTTTGAGTAAAATATAATGAAGGTCACAAACACCATTTGTAGAGCTCCATTTGGTGTTTCTATGGAATATGGTGAGAAGAGACTTTGCTTCAACTACTAATTGGTTAAGCAGTCAACTTCTCTTACCTGCAATAGGGACTCTTACCAATTTTCCCATTTGTTTATAATGTCCCATTTTTATAATACAAAAAGATTATATTTTAGGTCCAAAATTGATGATTGGACATGTTTTAGCACATTATGTAAGATAGTATGGTATAgtatcttttttttattatgaaaATGTCTTGATATTAGTTAGACCAActatatgattattattattattttaacccATTCTAGATTGGGTTGGTGTGAAATAATTAATACAGGCAGTAACGTTTTACTTTCATAAATAAGAATGATAGAAAGGGTTGTCTTTTGTCTTGGTGAGCCTACCAATGGGTTGCTCTTGGAGTATGATAAGTGAATTTGGTGAAAAGGGAATCTCGTAATCGAAGAACAGACTATTATAAGAACCATCAAAACTGGTGATCCAACGAAACAAAATCATTTTCATGCACAAAAGAAAAGTCTTCATGCGTCGTTAGTGCTCGTCAAAATGCTCCTTAGATGGCAAAATAGTATAAATATGAGAATTGATAAGAGAGACACAGGTGTCCAGCGCCACAAGCAGATAGCATATCGCTATCAGTGCAATTTAATATCGGATCctacttattttaatttaataagtattatgaggtatcgctaattataaaatatcactttacTCCATATGATGTTGGGCACCTTAAAGTACCAAATAACACCcctttataaatatatacataaattgtTTCTAGATTTTACATTATATAAGTGTGTGAGAGGGAGAGGAGTAGTTAAAAGCCTAAAGCCACTTCCGAACTAAATTTTAAAGCAGTTTTACTTTAAATTACTATTTCAGCTTCTTACAATCAGGTTGGACCCATGTGGAAGGGGTCTTAtacaaaatttattatttttaaaaaatttatatataaaatgataatTACCAACTAAGAGCATATATCGTAAACAAAAGTGACGAATGTAgtcttaattatattaatatatagatatattattttcattttaCCAATAACGTGTAGGCTTAATTTGGTAATTTTGGTGagcaaaataatatttattacacTTATTTTTTACTACCTAAGCTTTTTTAATGGTGGAGAACATCAAAGGATGCACAAATGAATAAAATGGgagtctcttttttttttcattataccCTTTTCCATATGCATAATTCATGGTATTTAATAGATTTTGAATGGAATATAGCCTCGGGGACTAGTGAGCCataaaaaccaaaaaaataaagGTTAAGACCTAGacactataaaaaaaaaagttggagACCTAAATGAAATATTGGGGAAGGTTGGGAACTATTTACCCTTTCTAGAAAATCAAATGAAAACATCTAGAACATGTAATTTCTAAAAAATGAAGATAACAATAGTGAGTCCTTTCTTCCTCGCAACCCTTCTTTTTCATCTTCCTCTGCTTTTTCTACCTACAAAAGCTCTGCAAGGTGAAACGATGCATCACACTCGTGTAGTTAACAACAATCGTTTATGATGATGATTAAAATATTTGAAGGGTGGTTTTGCTATAGTAGCTAGAGGGATCAAGAGAGAAAAAACATTTTTTAAGTAAAAAGTAATGAAGGCCACCCATTTATAGAGCTCTATCTAGTGTTTACATGTTCAAAGATTCtaccttttttattttattaagatTGTTAAATAGCTCTACGaactatgtaaatataattttagGTGAATTATCTTAtaaggggcttcactttaagccctaccggtggggctctcagtgttctcgacccgtgaacattTTTCAGCGcagttttttttatgactgtgtatattgtagctatttaaagcatcctgcaaattttcagaaaattctaaatagtttacagtaccgaaaactaggttcaaatatgttgcactcgtgactaattttttttatgcgtgtggaaagcaacatgtttgaacctagttttcggtactgtaaactattcaaaattttctaaaaatttgcaggatgctctaaatagctacaatatacacggtcataaaaaaaatcatgccgaaaactgttcacaggtcgaaaaacactgagagtcctacaAATAAAGCTTAATAGAAGAATTATcctataattttaaaccaaaaataaaaataaaaaagttgagAGAAGAGGCTGAGCTTCAACTAGTAATTTGTTAGGTAGTCAACTTCTTACATGCAAAAGAGGCTCCACCAATATTCCATTTGTTTATAAATGTTTCATTTTTATATAATAGACAACATAAAGTTCCAAAaatgatttttcaaaatttattaggagattaaataaaaatgtgcggtgagataaaattaatatatatagatGTACCATTAATAAATTTCATGTTTGTAAAATTTagagtaaataaatatttttataaaaaatagtaagctaattaatatattaaatattttagaagtataatagaaaaaaattattatttattaatatttcaaGAGAATTTTTAAgtcaattacaaaaaaatattagtaataaaagtgtttgtagagaaaaaaaatagatgttattttttaaaaaagtccCATAATTATTTTACCcttataaattaatatttatttaataaatataactttattataactTTGGAGACCTATGTGTGTCATAAAGCAAAAATTGGGATCTAATTACTATAAATAAAAGCTAGGGATCTAAGTGATACAATCGGTAAAATATAGGGACTTCAAGTGCTATTTACCATATTCATTATTATGCTACAAGGCATGAACAGATTGACAATGCACAGCCATGCATgctgattaaacaaacaaattatCAATAGATAGACTCATTATGTCGTTTGGTGGGCCATCACAATTTACCGTCAACTATAAGTTAAGGCATTtatctaaataaaaatataataaaaaagatCTTGTGTAATAATAACATATGGCTTTATTGTCCAATATCTCAGGAAAATATTGGTCAACTATGGCATTTTCCCAGCCTAGGGCAACAGCTGGCCACAAATGCCATGAAATCCCACAGTCTTATTAGAAGTACCTAATCTTGATTCCAACAGCAGTGGAATAAAACATTGGCATTTAGAGGTGTATGTATAGGAGAAGAGTTTAAGGGGTGTTTGGTACGGGCTAAAGTAAAAGTGGGATTGGGAATCTAAAACTATTTATAtgtttgttttaaattttaaggGGTAAAGTGATTAATTTGTGTAGGTCTCACATGTATTTTAAGGGGTGTTTGTTTAGAGCAGTTGAGTTGCCTTGGAAAGTGTAGAGGGGTTTAGAATGGAAAGTGTAGAGGGGTTTAGAATGGaagtaatattaaactcttgtgtacaaaaaGTTTCACTTTACCTTTAAAATAGATTTAAAATAGATGTGGAACCTACATAAATTAATCACTTTActccttaaaatttgaaccaaacatagaaatgtttttagattctcattcccacttttactttaccccataccaaacaccccctaaAGGTAAAGTGAAAACTTTTGTAtacaagagtttaatattacctTCATCCTAAATCTCTCTACAATTTCCAAtgcaactcaactactcaaaacgaACACCCGACACCCAAGTAGTGCAACAAAATACCTTAATTTAGAATTCTACTCCatacaaaaatgtaaaataagaaaTCCAGAACGGTTAAACTGTACAGATACCAGCTGGGTGTGTCAAAGATTTTGCATTGTTATGCGAAAGTGAACGAGAAAAAGAGAGGGAGGAATGATGCTTCACCTGCTTCGCTGCGAGCCATCGGAATATGCAACTGTCTCGTTGTTTTGGTGTTGTTGTAAGTTGTAGCTATGCTGTGTATCTTCATTTTTTACTCACATCTTGAATGTGCTGGGAGTAACTTTTTCCGGGTGGAATAAAAATCAAATCTTCCCAGCCAGAGTTCTTTTCACTCGTCTGCATTTGATCCAAATAAAGTTAGCTAAGATCTGGCTTTAATCAAGGACTAGAGAAATTTAAAATAAACTAAGCACCACAATACCTCCATTTTTCTTAAAACGTCTTCCAGACTACCAACCTGTAAACACAATTTATAATCAGCATATTATGAGAATATAAAAACAGAAACTATAACATGAGCAAGTAAATCATATATCTTGTATGCATATGTTGAGAAAAATTAAAGTTACCAAGATATTTTGAGAAACCCCTGGTCCTCTTGATGACCTAGAGACCTTAGAGAGCTCTCTATCTATATCTTCCTGCAATAATGTCAAATATTCAGCATCTAGCGAATGACACGTGTACGTCAACAAGTGTTGCGTTCTTTTGAGTACAATTAAAACTACGAGAAAACATAGCCAAACAAACCTTGGTAAAATATATTGGGCAATAACGCTTGTTTTTCTTCTTCACAACCAGTAGGTCAGACTGTAAACACACACCTAATCAGATAGAGTACATTCATGCATCATGCAAGGGAATGCGataaagtaataaataaataattaaacatgcGGTGATTACCTTAATGACTGATAAGATAAATAAATAGATGTCCCATGAATGGatataattacaaaatataaatatgtttGTATGAGCAGAGTTAAATTTCTCCATGAAAGTAGATGTTGAAtataaggaaagaaaaaaaaaagtgttcgAAAGCATCTATATATAATGAATTACTAGGTTAGAGAtgtttcaaataattaataatccTAACCATAAACAAAATTTACCAAATGATAAAGCAGTTGTATTCAAGCAAGATACTAGATTCAATACCTGGAAAATAGGAACTCCGTCGACTCCATTTTTGAGATCAGTTGCTTTGAGCTATAACATATAAATAATTGTAAGCAAATACTTAATGTATAAGAAAGCACAATATTATGTGCTCAAATATATAGACAGTaaaaaagaagataaaaaatataGCCAAATTCCTAAAGCAAATACAATTCAATGATCAGACACAGAAATTCACCTTAGAAAGAATATTATAAATGCTACTATACTGAAATGATGTGGTATTTAATACTCAGCTCATCCAAATTAAATCAACCAATATTTTATAGTACAATATTAGAGAAAAACTAACCTCAAGAGCATTTTTTATCTGAACTGGATCAGGCAAAAACCGAAATGCTATTCCTTCAACCTTCAGCATATATACCTAAATATCACAAGGAAAAGCACTAGAGCATGTAGGTTTCTTTGTAATTGTACCTGCCGAAGTTAAAAATATTTCAGGGAAGAGTCAAAAGGCCTATAGACTTCGAAAGAGATGCGTTTTTTATGGTGTTCTGCTTAAGCATAGGAGATGTAACTGTCATCAACAATTATCTTCCTCATACTTTCCTAACCTTTCTACCATTGTCGGTTCCTGTCCTGGACTCTATAGCACCAACTCGGATAATCAACTAGTTCCCACTTAAGCTTCGTATGTTCGGATTGGCATACACGGTACACCCAGAAACAAGTAATAATAACTATTGTGCAAAGTCATGACTAGGCATTACAAGTTTTAGTTTAGGCAGAAGAAAAGGAAATGATTCAA contains the following coding sequences:
- the LOC133789173 gene encoding UDP-glucuronate:xylan alpha-glucuronosyltransferase 2 isoform X1, with the translated sequence MAEGSVSLPQRIIKAAPSKALVLKLNLLFLAFFIIIYAVLLLKPSLSVYHENTAYLVKCSFSECHPKGENEVKVIKGVLEEPNYNSTTSRLEVIPSFLKEMGRGKKKKIGMVNMEEEEVIEWNTRHNTIGEAISVRFDHVTDFFKWEDLFPEWVDEEEESEVPSCPEIPMPDFEKYKKMDVILAKLPCLEGQAGEAGAGRNVFRLQVHLVVANLAVKKWKREWNKKGKTTKVVFWSKCRPMLELFRCNDLVKREGDWWFYEPHMPKLDQKVSLPVGSCKLAMPLWGQGIDDVYDPTKTQKTTKKKAKREAYATVLHSSESYVCGAITLAQSLRQSGTTRDLLILIDSSISPTKRAALARAGWKIRTITRIRNPRAENGSYNEYNYSKFRLWQLTDYDKLIFIDADIIVLRNLDVLFQFPQMTAVGNDFSLFNSGIMVLEPSNCTFRIFMDHRDDIVSYNGGDQGFLNELFVWWHRLPRRVNFLKNFWSNSSENEIGFKNELFGADPPKVYAIHYLGWKPWLCYRDYDCNWDVEESFVYASDVAHRRWWKVHDAMDEKLQGFCRLTKRRKTELEWERRVARKKGLVNGHWRINITDPRRSHLVH
- the LOC133789173 gene encoding UDP-glucuronate:xylan alpha-glucuronosyltransferase 2 isoform X2, producing the protein MPSQGKGENEVKVIKGVLEEPNYNSTTSRLEVIPSFLKEMGRGKKKKIGMVNMEEEEVIEWNTRHNTIGEAISVRFDHVTDFFKWEDLFPEWVDEEEESEVPSCPEIPMPDFEKYKKMDVILAKLPCLEGQAGEAGAGRNVFRLQVHLVVANLAVKKWKREWNKKGKTTKVVFWSKCRPMLELFRCNDLVKREGDWWFYEPHMPKLDQKVSLPVGSCKLAMPLWGQGIDDVYDPTKTQKTTKKKAKREAYATVLHSSESYVCGAITLAQSLRQSGTTRDLLILIDSSISPTKRAALARAGWKIRTITRIRNPRAENGSYNEYNYSKFRLWQLTDYDKLIFIDADIIVLRNLDVLFQFPQMTAVGNDFSLFNSGIMVLEPSNCTFRIFMDHRDDIVSYNGGDQGFLNELFVWWHRLPRRVNFLKNFWSNSSENEIGFKNELFGADPPKVYAIHYLGWKPWLCYRDYDCNWDVEESFVYASDVAHRRWWKVHDAMDEKLQGFCRLTKRRKTELEWERRVARKKGLVNGHWRINITDPRRSHLVH